The sequence CCCCAGAGCCCGGGCTGTCTCAGTGCCCCTTGGTGGCCGTGTGGCTCGCTTTCTGCAGTGCCGCTTCCTCTTTGCGGGGCCCTGGTTACTCTTCAGCGAAATCTCCTTCATCTCTGGTAAGTCCCTGAAATTGACAACTGATTTCATTCCTAACCCTGCAGTGTCCCCAAAATATTCATTCCTTGCATCATATCCACCCATCACCCACTGAAACTTCTCAATTAGGGGTACCCCAAATAGCTTGAGCCCCTTTCTGCCTCCTTTTCTCTGCGTATCCATCTTTCCTTTGTAAGCCCCTCGCCCATGACTGTTATTGAGCTAGTATGACAGTATTggttgttaaaatattgaaatacttcTGTATTAGTTGAGAAATACCCTCTAAGCCTCCAGATAACTGTCCTTCGCTTCCCCACAGTCCAGCAACTATAGGGTTAACACCCACCACAGCTGGGGACTTCCAGGACcctgctcccccaacccccactggTCAGTGGTTGTCTATTGAGAATCACCCATGCTTCTGCTCCTTTGCACAGCAATCCACTGCCTCCCTTGGGTCTCCTCCTCATTtacctctctcctttctttttgttccttctcCCCAGATGTGGTGAACAATTCCTCTCCAGCACTGGGAGGCACCTTCCCACCAGCCCCCTGGTGGCCGCCTGGCCCACCTCCCACCAACTTCAGCAGCTTGGGTGAGCAGCCTTGGGTGGGCGTGTGGACCCTCTGCACCCTTCTCCCTGGGCCTCCCCCTCGGCTAGGGTGGGACCCTCCTGTGGTGCTGACCCTGCTGCCTCCGCCAGAGCTGGAGCCCAGGGGCCAGCAGCCCGTGGCCAAGGCCGAGGGGAGCCCGACCGCAATCCTCATCGGCTGCCTGGTGGCCATCATCCTGCTCCTGCTGCTCATCATTGCCCTCATGCTCTGGCGGCTGCACTGGCGCAGGCTCCTCAGCAAGGTGGGCACAGCTGCGGCCTGTGGAGTGGTGGGGGGAGGCTAGGCCCCAGCACGAGCCAGAGTCCAATGGGGCCTGCAGGGCACAGCCCACTAGCATTCCAAGAGGAGGGCTTAGTAAAGAGACCACTTACACCATGTCAAGGAGGGGATGGGGCTCACAAGGAGGGCTGCTTCCGAGTCCCGGGTCTGCTGAGTGGAGAGGAGGCGGCAAATACCATGACCCAGAGGAGAGAGTCTGTGGAGAGGGTGCCTTGACAGGGGCAGTAGACTTTGGTCCTGGGATGCAGCTGGCCCGTGCCTACCCATCAGGGAGGGCCTGGGAGAATAGATGCCCTGACTTCACTTTCTGCCCCAAATTCCTGCCGGGCTCCTCTCTGGCCAGCCCAAACGAGGCCTGTTGGTACAGTCTACACTGGTCAGCCTTGGGGCAGAAGCAGGGTGGAGACAGGCGGAGAGTGGGGCTGGAGGGGCAAAGGGAAGATGTCTGGCACACCCCAGGCCATGTCTTCCAGTTGGAGTCCAATGGCAGGAATATACATTAAGGTTGATGGCTGGacacggttgctcacgcctgtaatcctagcactttgggaggccgaggcaggaggatcacctgaggtcaagagctcgagaccagcctggccaacatggtgaaatcccccatctctactagaatacaaaattagccaggcatggtggctcatgcctgtaatcccagttactcgggacgctgaggcatgaatctcttgaacccgggaggtgaaggttgcagtaagctgagatcgcgccatttcacttcagcctgggcgacaagagcaaaattccatctccaaaaacaaacaaacaaacaaacaaaaaaaggtcgATAGTTATGGACTGGGCAGATGAGGGTTGGAATCTCACTGTGGGACAGGGAAGTTACCTCCATGCtcttgagcttcagtttctctaCTTGTTAAAGATGGTGCTGATAGTATCTACAGCTGTAGGGCTCTTGTGAGGGCTGAGGGAGGCAACGCAGGGATGGACACAGCAGAGGGCCAGGCCGTGTGTGCTGAGCAACACGGGTGACGCCTCCCATCCCCATGACAAGGCTGAACGGAGGGTGTTGGAAGAGGAGCTGACGGTTCACCTCTCTGTTCCTGGGGACACTATCCTCATCAACAACCGCCCAGGTCCTAGAGAGCCACCCCCCTACCAGGAGCCCCGGCCTCGTGGGAATCCTCCCCACTCCGCTCCCTGTGTCCCCAATGGCTCTGGTAAGACTCGCCTTGTTCCAGTCGCACCTCTGTCCTCTCTGCTGTTTTCTTACTGTAACCCTTTcccattctcttttttccctgTCTTCCCCAGTTTccacttgttttcttctttccgtGCCCCTGGTTACTGCCTATATCACTCTTTGTCCCTATCATGTAGTGTCTCTCAAGAGTTCCGCATGTATTACCCACAGTCCCCCGTGTTCCTATCCCGTCTGTGTCCCACAAACATCTCTCTTTGTTGTACCCTCTCATTGTGTCTCCCCGGCCCCTCTGCTTTGTATTAGACTCACCATGTTTGttccttctatccatccatcttccATCACCCATCCTTCCTTCCATAGCCATACACCCTtgcatccatccatcaatcctcCATCATCTATCCTTCTGTCTATATTCAtaaatctattcatccatccatccatccatatccatcatccatctataTTCAtacatccatctatccatctattatccatccatccaacaaagCATCTGtttaccatccatccatctattcatatatcccatctgtccatccattcattaTCCAGCCAGCCTCTGCAGATCCTTGTTTTATCCTGTCTGTCTCTTAATGCAGTCATCCCATCAGCCCTGGTCTTGCCCTATTCAAGGTCTCCCTGTCTGTCTAGCCTTGAGTCTCATCCCTTCCCCGTgtttcccctcctccttctcccgaCAGCGTTGCTGCTCTCCAATCCAGCCTACCGCCTCCTTCTGGCCACTTACGCCCGTCCCCCTCGAGGCCCGGGCCCCCCCACACCCACCTGGGCCAAACCCACCAACACCCAGGGTAAGCCCCTCTGCTCCTGGGCTCCGCCAGGCTCCCCATACCTCTACTGGGGCAGGGAAAAGCCCTCACACCTTGCACTTCCTCCTCTGCCCACTGTGGCCTCTTCTGCTCTCCTGAGCTCCCAAGGAGGAAGCTCTTGTGACCTTAGCTCATCTCTGCTGCTGCTTGCTCTTTTTAAAGCCCCCCACCTTGAGCTGAAGAGTAGAAAGCTTACTGGTCCCcagctcttctccctcctcctcttccacacTGTCTCTTCGGCATTCCAGAGCTAGACAGGAGGTTGCCGTGGTGGCCCCAGACTATTGTAACTCCTCCTTTATTCTCTGCTCTCTCTAGAGCTGTGAGGAGGAGGGCTCTCACCCCGGCGCTTGCCCTCTCCCCCACATGTGTCCTCTCTCTGCAGTCCCAGAGGTGAAGGCTCACGCCCCGACCCTTTCCGTCTGCCCCTCCTGTCCTCGGTGTTGCCTTCTCATTGTGGCCCCTTCCCCAGGGCTAAGAGGGGACAGCTCTGCTTCCTCTCTTGTCTGTAGACAACTTGTGTTGGGACTGTGAGCAGCTGTTATCCTCCCTCCTCTCTGTGTGCCTGTCTCTGCTTGTCATTGAGCTTGGTGTGTTGGGTTGAAAGGGCTGGGAGGGCTTGGCCCCAGGAGGAGCCAGGCAGTAGCCATGGGAGAGCAGCTAAGTGAAGGGGAGGGAGCTGTGGTGAACGGGACAAGGgtttggaaggtggagggtgcCTGGATGCTGGGACTatcctgaggtgggagaattcctGGGGAAAAATTCTTCCAGCCAAGATTTATCTCATGGTCTCTTGAGAGACCCTAGGGAGGCCCTAAAGAGTAAGACTTTATGACAGTTTTGCTCAACCATATTCATTGCCTTGAAAACCTCTGGAATAGCTAACTCTCATCCCATGCCAGTGTCTTCCTGGTTTGAGGTCGGTGCATGGAATACTGGGAAGATACAGCATAGACCCAGTTTCTCACTCGACTGGGAGACACGGGGCcctccgggaggctgagctgtGGGGAACCATAGCTCCCGGGCTGTTCCTGATGCCTCGTCCTGTCTTCTTTCCCCTCACCCCTGCAGCCTACAGTGGGGACTATATGGAGCCTGAGAAGCCAGGCGCCCCGcttctgcccccacctccccagaACAGCGTCCCCCATTATGCCGAGGCTGACATTGTTACCCTGCAGGGCGTCACCGGGGGCAACACCTATGCTGTGCCTGCACTGCCCCCAGGGGCAGTCGGGGATGGGCCCCCCAGAGTGGATTTCCCTCGATCGAGGCTCCGCTTCAAAGAGAAGCTTGGCGAGGGCCAGTTTGGGGAGGTAAGGAGGGTGCCTACCCAGCCATCAGTAGTGTCTGGCCTATTGGGTGCTCTGATGCCATGCCTGCACATTCCCCTGGCCAGGAACCTTAGTCATTTGTGACCATGTTAATCCGTTTGACCCTGTGATCGCCTAGCAAATGAACTTCTTTCTCCAGGTGCACCTGTGTGAGGTCGACAGCCCTCAAGATCTGGTCAGTCTTGACTGCCCCTTTAATATGCGTAAGGGACACCCCTTGCTGGTAGCTGTCAAGATCTTACGGCCAGATGCCACCAAGAATGCCAGGTGAGAACCAGGGATGGCATCTGGAAGAAGGGACGGGAGGCCATGAAGAGTGGGGAGCCACCTGGAGAGAACAATGGCAGAGCTCAACAGAGGGGTGGCGTTTCTGGGAGGGGATTTGCATGTACGCTGGGGGTGGGGACGCCTGGTCCACCTGAGGAAGGAGGTGGGCGGGGGAAGGTGCAGGCCGCCCACTCGGCAttcctcttcaccttctcctTGTTCTCCAGGAATGATTTCCTGAAAGAGGTGAAGATCATGTCGAGGCTCAAGGACCCAAACATCATCCGGCTGCTGGGCGTGTGTGTGCAGGACGACCCCCTCTGCATGATTACTGACTACATGGAGAACGGCGACCTCAACCAGTTCCTCAGCGCCCACCAGCTGGAGGACAAGGCAGCTGAGGGGGCCCCTGGGGATGGGCAGGCTGCGCAGGGGCCCACCATCAGGTACCTGCTTACCCAGGCTGGGCCTTGCTGAGAATTCCCCAAGGGggtctcttcctctccccttgCTTCAGCCTCGAGGAAAAGAGGGGAGCATGGGGGTAGGAAGGCAGGGAGAGGTTCCAGGAGGGCCTGGAATAAGGAACGTGTGACAAGTTAACCCAGGAACATGGACAGAAAGGCTGGAGGTGACTACGCAAGAGTGGTGAAGGGACTTGGGCCCTGCCATGATGTcccttctgctttctgtcacCCTCACTCCCCTCTGAGTCCAGATTGGGGAGCACAATGGAAGAAGAGCCCCCTAGGGTTGGCTAGGCCTGGAAGATTGAGACGGAAGTGACCCTTGGCCTCACATGGGCATGCCACCTCCACATGGGGAACCGGAGTGACCGGGCCCGGGGAGTGGGCGCTCTCTCCTCTCCTGGATGGGAATCTGCGAAGCTGCCCCCAGTGACCTTCTGTTGGTTCCCTTCTCAGCTACCCAATGCTGTTGCATGTGGCAGCCCAGATCGCCTCCGGCATGCGCTATCTGGCCACACTCAACTTTGTACATCGCGACCTGGCCACGCGGAACTGCCTAGTTGGGGAAAATTTCACCATCAAAATCGCAGACTTTGGCATGAGCCGGAACCTCTATGCTGGGGACTATTACCGTGTGCAGGGCCGGGCAGTGCTGCCCATCCGCTGGATGGCCTGGGAGTGCATCCTCATGGTGAGCAGCCCGAGGACAGCCAGGTTGGGGCAGGGCAGGTGGGAGAACACTGGCCGCCACTCGCAGCCCTGGTCTCCATCAGTCACGCACTTTCTCTGGGTTGCATTTTACAgaatctcatctgtaaaatgaggttctCCTAGCCCAAGGGACTGGGGAAAGCAGGAGCTGCAGTGTGATGGG comes from Theropithecus gelada isolate Dixy chromosome 4, Tgel_1.0, whole genome shotgun sequence and encodes:
- the LOC112622057 gene encoding epithelial discoidin domain-containing receptor 1 isoform X1, whose translation is MVSWLWHERMSLPRCCPHPLRPEGSGAMGPGALSSLLLLLLVASGDADMKGHFDPAKCRYALGMQDRTIPDSDISASSSWSDSTAARHSRLESSDGDGAWCPAGSVFPKEEEYLQVDLQRLHLVALVGTQGRHAGGLGKEFSRSYRLRYSRDGRRWMDWKDRWGQEVISGNEDPEGVVLKDLGPPMVARLVRFYPRADRVMSVCLRVELYGCLWRDGLLSYTAPVGQTMYLSEAVYLNDSTYDGHTMGGLQYGGLGQLADGVVGLDDFRKSQELRVWPGYDYVGWSNHSFSSGYVEMEFEFDRLRAFQAMQVHCNNMHTLGARLPGGVECRFRRGPAMAWEGEPMRHNLGGNLGDPRARAVSVPLGGRVARFLQCRFLFAGPWLLFSEISFISDVVNNSSPALGGTFPPAPWWPPGPPPTNFSSLELEPRGQQPVAKAEGSPTAILIGCLVAIILLLLLIIALMLWRLHWRRLLSKAERRVLEEELTVHLSVPGDTILINNRPGPREPPPYQEPRPRGNPPHSAPCVPNGSALLLSNPAYRLLLATYARPPRGPGPPTPTWAKPTNTQAYSGDYMEPEKPGAPLLPPPPQNSVPHYAEADIVTLQGVTGGNTYAVPALPPGAVGDGPPRVDFPRSRLRFKEKLGEGQFGEVHLCEVDSPQDLVSLDCPFNMRKGHPLLVAVKILRPDATKNARNDFLKEVKIMSRLKDPNIIRLLGVCVQDDPLCMITDYMENGDLNQFLSAHQLEDKAAEGAPGDGQAAQGPTISYPMLLHVAAQIASGMRYLATLNFVHRDLATRNCLVGENFTIKIADFGMSRNLYAGDYYRVQGRAVLPIRWMAWECILMGKFTTASDVWAFGVTLWEVLMLCRAQPFGQLTDEQVIENAGEFFRDQGRQVYLSRPPACPQGLYELMLRCWSRESEQRPPFSQLHRFLAEDALNTV
- the LOC112622057 gene encoding epithelial discoidin domain-containing receptor 1 isoform X2; this translates as MVSWLWHERMSLPRCCPHPLRPEGSGAMGPGALSSLLLLLLVASGDADMKGHFDPAKCRYALGMQDRTIPDSDISASSSWSDSTAARHSRLESSDGDGAWCPAGSVFPKEEEYLQVDLQRLHLVALVGTQGRHAGGLGKEFSRSYRLRYSRDGRRWMDWKDRWGQEVISGNEDPEGVVLKDLGPPMVARLVRFYPRADRVMSVCLRVELYGCLWRDGLLSYTAPVGQTMYLSEAVYLNDSTYDGHTMGGLQYGGLGQLADGVVGLDDFRKSQELRVWPGYDYVGWSNHSFSSGYVEMEFEFDRLRAFQAMQVHCNNMHTLGARLPGGVECRFRRGPAMAWEGEPMRHNLGGNLGDPRARAVSVPLGGRVARFLQCRFLFAGPWLLFSEISFISDVVNNSSPALGGTFPPAPWWPPGPPPTNFSSLELEPRGQQPVAKAEGSPTAILIGCLVAIILLLLLIIALMLWRLHWRRLLSKAERRVLEEELTVHLSVPGDTILINNRPGPREPPPYQEPRPRGNPPHSAPCVPNGSAYSGDYMEPEKPGAPLLPPPPQNSVPHYAEADIVTLQGVTGGNTYAVPALPPGAVGDGPPRVDFPRSRLRFKEKLGEGQFGEVHLCEVDSPQDLVSLDCPFNMRKGHPLLVAVKILRPDATKNARNDFLKEVKIMSRLKDPNIIRLLGVCVQDDPLCMITDYMENGDLNQFLSAHQLEDKAAEGAPGDGQAAQGPTISYPMLLHVAAQIASGMRYLATLNFVHRDLATRNCLVGENFTIKIADFGMSRNLYAGDYYRVQGRAVLPIRWMAWECILMGKFTTASDVWAFGVTLWEVLMLCRAQPFGQLTDEQVIENAGEFFRDQGRQVYLSRPPACPQGLYELMLRCWSRESEQRPPFSQLHRFLAEDALNTV